One genomic region from Funiculus sociatus GB2-C1 encodes:
- a CDS encoding peptidoglycan-binding protein, whose product METLAYIHLSVAHEEVTLNPDAYEVTLFKGLNLKPPSSAWIGLLSAIMALSIVSLANSAMAAYVRTNGSSLRVRSSPNGAVVGSLRNGTDISLSGRYSGGWAQLSNGNWVSAAWVGGSTGGGTTGGGSPSGLLRFGISGPGVVSVQNRLRDLGYFSGTSTGYYGSVTTSSVRRFQAANGLRVDGVVGPQTRAALY is encoded by the coding sequence ATGGAAACACTTGCATACATCCATTTGTCTGTAGCCCATGAAGAAGTCACCCTCAATCCGGACGCATACGAGGTGACATTATTCAAAGGATTAAACTTGAAACCGCCAAGCTCAGCTTGGATTGGTTTATTATCTGCCATTATGGCGCTCTCAATTGTCAGCTTAGCCAATAGTGCTATGGCAGCCTATGTGAGAACCAATGGGAGTTCCCTGAGAGTCCGTTCCAGCCCTAATGGTGCGGTTGTCGGTAGCTTGCGAAATGGAACCGATATCTCCCTAAGCGGTCGCTATTCAGGAGGCTGGGCGCAGCTTTCTAATGGCAACTGGGTATCTGCCGCTTGGGTAGGGGGTAGCACTGGCGGTGGTACTACTGGTGGTGGTTCTCCATCAGGTCTGTTGCGATTTGGTATCAGTGGCCCCGGCGTGGTTAGCGTCCAGAATCGTCTGAGAGATTTAGGTTACTTTAGTGGAACCAGCACGGGATACTATGGTTCTGTAACAACCTCTTCAGTAAGAAGATTTCAGGCAGCAAACGGATTACGAGTAGACGGCGTTGTTGGGCCACAAACTCGTGCGGCTTTGTATTAA
- the uvrA gene encoding excinuclease ABC subunit UvrA — protein sequence MSDRVNLSDALPTQSPNGHHPTGVNQENQNKIRIRGARQHNLKNIDLELPRDRLIVFTGVSGSGKSSLAFDTIFAEGQRRYVESLSAYARQFLGQLDKPDVDAIEGLSPAISIDQKSTSHNPRSTVGTVTEIYDYLRLLFGRAGEPHCPICDRSIAPQTIDEICDRIMELPDGTRFQILAPVVRGKKGTHQKLLSSLVSEGFARVRVDGEVFQLSDSIELDKNYTHTIEIVIDRLIKKPGIQERLVDSLATCLRHASGIAVIDLLNDTLIPKQSEQTNTSYAENTAKSENVQDTSTNGENSYQQPSNELVFSENFACPEHGAVMDELSPRLFSFNSPYGACPKCHGLGNLRTFSPELLVPDPNSPVYAAIAPWSEKDNSYYLSLLYSVGQAYGFEIQAPWNKLNSEQQHMILYGSDKSIKIEDRNEYRRYAGVIPMLQRQYDETNSELVKQKLEPYLVDQLCEVCQGKRLKPEALSVRLGQYRVTDLTSVDIGQCRERVDNLKLSDRQTQIADLVLKEIRARLQFLLDVGLDYLTLDRPAMTLSGGEAQRIRLATQIGSGLTGVLYVLDEPSIGLHQRDNGRLLQTLTKLRDLGNTLIVVEHDEETIRAADHLVDIGPGAGVHGGRVIAQGDLETLLTAEESLTGAYLSGRQVIETPAQRRNGNGRSLVLKNAYRNNLRNIDVEIPLGKLVCVTGVSGSGKSTVVNELLYPALQHQLTRKVPFPKQLDTIKGLNSIDKAIVIDQSPIGRTPRSNSATYTGVFDAIRDVFAQTIEAKARGYKPGQFSFNVKGGRCEACGGQGVNVIEMNFLPDVYVQCEVCKGDRYNRETLQVKYKGKSISDVLNMTVEESLEFFKNIPKAATRLQTLLDVGLGYVRLGQPAPTLSGGEAQRVKLASELSRRATGKTLYLIDEPTTGLSFYDVHKLLDVLQRLVDKGNSILVIEHNLDVIRCADWVIDLGPEGGNKGGELIAVGTPEKVAENPRSYTGQYIKQVLQQHPAK from the coding sequence ATGTCTGACCGTGTAAATCTTTCAGATGCTCTACCAACCCAGTCCCCAAATGGGCATCATCCCACGGGCGTAAATCAGGAAAACCAAAATAAAATTCGCATTCGCGGCGCTAGGCAGCACAATCTGAAAAATATTGATTTGGAGTTGCCGCGCGATCGCTTGATTGTCTTTACTGGTGTCTCCGGGAGTGGTAAGTCTTCCCTTGCCTTTGATACCATCTTTGCGGAAGGGCAGAGGCGTTACGTTGAGTCTCTAAGTGCCTATGCACGGCAATTTTTAGGGCAGTTAGATAAACCCGATGTAGATGCGATTGAAGGCTTAAGCCCGGCGATTTCTATTGACCAAAAATCGACTTCTCACAACCCACGTTCCACAGTTGGCACGGTGACAGAGATTTACGACTACCTGCGACTGTTGTTTGGACGCGCTGGCGAACCGCATTGTCCGATATGCGATCGCTCAATTGCACCGCAGACGATTGATGAGATATGCGATCGCATCATGGAACTGCCCGACGGCACCCGCTTCCAAATTCTAGCGCCCGTAGTGCGCGGTAAGAAAGGCACTCATCAAAAATTGCTCTCCAGTCTAGTTTCTGAAGGATTTGCTCGCGTCCGCGTCGATGGCGAGGTTTTTCAACTGTCCGATTCTATTGAACTTGATAAAAATTATACTCACACCATTGAGATTGTCATTGACAGGTTGATTAAAAAACCTGGTATTCAAGAGCGTTTAGTCGATTCTCTGGCAACCTGTCTGCGTCATGCCAGTGGAATTGCGGTCATCGACCTTCTAAATGATACATTGATACCCAAACAATCCGAGCAAACAAATACTTCTTATGCTGAAAATACCGCAAAAAGCGAAAATGTGCAAGATACTTCTACAAATGGGGAAAATTCCTATCAGCAACCAAGCAACGAATTAGTATTCTCAGAAAACTTTGCCTGTCCAGAACATGGTGCGGTGATGGATGAACTTTCCCCGCGATTGTTCTCATTTAACTCGCCTTACGGTGCTTGTCCTAAGTGTCACGGGTTGGGTAACTTGCGGACATTTTCACCAGAATTATTGGTACCAGATCCTAATTCGCCAGTGTATGCAGCTATTGCACCTTGGTCAGAAAAAGATAACTCTTACTATCTTTCGCTACTGTACAGCGTCGGACAAGCTTATGGTTTTGAAATCCAGGCACCCTGGAACAAGTTAAATTCAGAACAGCAACACATGATTTTGTACGGTTCTGATAAATCTATCAAGATAGAAGACCGTAACGAATATAGACGATACGCTGGAGTAATTCCGATGCTTCAGAGACAGTATGACGAAACCAATTCGGAACTGGTTAAACAAAAGCTGGAGCCATATTTAGTAGATCAGCTTTGCGAAGTATGTCAGGGAAAGCGATTGAAACCAGAAGCGCTTTCTGTGCGATTGGGACAATATAGAGTTACCGATTTAACGAGTGTTGATATTGGGCAATGTCGGGAACGAGTTGATAATTTAAAGTTAAGCGATCGCCAAACCCAAATCGCCGATTTAGTTTTAAAAGAAATCAGAGCTAGATTGCAATTTCTTCTTGATGTTGGTTTAGATTACCTCACCCTCGACCGTCCGGCGATGACACTTTCTGGGGGAGAAGCCCAACGAATTCGTCTCGCTACTCAGATTGGTTCTGGACTCACGGGGGTACTCTACGTTTTGGATGAACCGAGTATCGGACTGCATCAAAGAGATAATGGAAGATTGCTGCAAACTTTGACCAAACTGCGCGACTTGGGTAATACATTAATTGTGGTAGAGCATGATGAAGAAACCATACGTGCTGCTGACCATCTTGTTGATATTGGCCCCGGTGCAGGCGTTCATGGCGGAAGAGTTATTGCCCAAGGTGATTTAGAGACATTATTAACAGCAGAAGAGTCTCTGACTGGTGCATATTTGTCAGGAAGACAGGTAATTGAAACGCCAGCACAGAGGAGAAATGGAAACGGGCGATCGCTTGTTCTCAAAAATGCCTACCGTAACAACTTAAGGAATATAGATGTCGAAATTCCTTTGGGTAAACTTGTCTGTGTCACTGGCGTTTCTGGTTCCGGAAAATCAACGGTAGTTAACGAATTACTTTACCCAGCATTACAGCACCAACTCACCCGCAAAGTTCCTTTCCCGAAACAGCTAGATACTATCAAAGGACTCAACTCGATTGATAAAGCGATTGTCATCGATCAATCTCCCATCGGGCGAACTCCCCGTTCTAATTCTGCTACATACACGGGTGTTTTTGATGCGATTCGCGATGTTTTTGCCCAAACAATTGAAGCGAAAGCGAGAGGCTACAAACCAGGGCAATTTTCTTTCAATGTTAAGGGTGGACGTTGCGAAGCTTGTGGCGGACAGGGCGTGAACGTAATTGAGATGAACTTCCTGCCGGATGTCTATGTACAATGCGAAGTGTGCAAAGGCGATCGGTACAATCGGGAAACATTACAAGTGAAATATAAAGGCAAGTCTATTTCTGATGTTCTCAACATGACAGTAGAAGAAAGCCTAGAGTTTTTTAAAAACATTCCGAAAGCAGCAACGCGGTTGCAAACTTTGCTTGATGTCGGGCTAGGTTACGTTCGCTTAGGACAACCCGCGCCCACATTATCCGGCGGTGAAGCGCAGCGGGTGAAGTTAGCATCAGAACTTTCTCGCCGCGCTACAGGAAAGACGCTGTATTTAATAGATGAACCGACGACAGGGTTATCTTTTTATGATGTCCACAAGTTGCTAGATGTCCTGCAACGTTTAGTAGACAAAGGTAATTCAATATTGGTGATTGAACACAACTTAGATGTAATTCGTTGCGCTGACTGGGTAATTGATTTGGGCCCCGAAGGTGGGAATAAAGGTGGAGAATTAATTGCCGTAGGTACGCCAGAGAAAGTAGCAGAGAATCCAAGGTCTTATACGGGGCAATATATCAAGCAGGTGTTACAGCAGCATCCAGCAAAATGA
- a CDS encoding Uma2 family endonuclease: MTVSKSDIYVSPEDYLEGEKISPIKHEYRQGEIYAMAGASDAHNIIAGNLFALLRNHVRGTGCRVYMAEMKARIEQANIFYYPDVMVTCDERDRNPDDFKRYPCLIVEVLSPTTQAFDRSDKFADYRTLETLQEYVLINQEKVSVDCFRRNSEGRWVLYPYGKDEEVELASVNFSCPIAALYEDVLELS; this comes from the coding sequence ATGACCGTTAGTAAAAGCGATATCTACGTTTCCCCAGAAGATTATTTAGAAGGTGAGAAGATAAGTCCCATCAAACACGAGTACAGGCAAGGGGAAATTTATGCAATGGCAGGTGCAAGCGATGCCCATAATATAATTGCAGGCAATCTATTTGCGCTCCTTAGAAATCATGTTCGCGGTACTGGTTGCCGGGTTTACATGGCAGAGATGAAAGCCCGAATTGAACAAGCCAATATTTTTTATTATCCCGATGTAATGGTAACTTGTGATGAGCGGGATAGGAATCCTGATGATTTCAAGCGATACCCTTGCTTAATTGTTGAAGTGCTATCTCCAACGACCCAAGCTTTTGATAGAAGTGATAAATTTGCCGACTATCGAACGTTGGAAACGCTCCAAGAATATGTGTTAATAAATCAAGAAAAGGTAAGTGTAGATTGTTTCCGTCGCAATTCCGAAGGGCGTTGGGTTCTCTATCCTTACGGCAAAGACGAAGAAGTTGAATTGGCTAGTGTTAATTTTAGCTGTCCTATTGCCGCACTGTATGAGGATGTCTTAGAACTTAGTTGA
- a CDS encoding serine/threonine-protein kinase, protein MNQMSNYPDFSQLGYQVIRELGRNREAGRITYQATALNSDQEVVIKEFRFADTAGDWSSFKAYQREIEVLQQMQYSRIPQYLNSFETPAGFCLVQEYKNAPSLAERCSFNPEEIKQIALSVLEILAYLQRRTPPIIHRDIKPENILVDQQLNAYLVDFGLARIRSGEVAMSSVAAGTPGFMPPEEQFGRPLTKASDLYSLGVTLICLLTGTRSIAIGNLIDDNYRFDFKQLVTQLSSSFVEWLTKMVEPNLKNRFDNAVVAMTALKPIDVVGGGLKSRKKAAVLGLTSIGIIAGLGAMMIYPALTTPRQETLVKRLLETKECEKCDLHGVNLKGANLGNANLRDANLQGANLEFANLGNANLQEAYLDNAKLGSANLGSANLEFAKLGSADLGSANLGSANLRGAFLASGNLQGANLEFANLRGVNLGSANLGSANLGSANLKDAYLEGTNLEGANLKGAKLDTKLRNANFKGAIMPDGTKHR, encoded by the coding sequence ATGAATCAAATGAGTAACTATCCAGACTTTTCCCAGCTAGGTTATCAAGTCATCAGAGAATTAGGACGCAACCGGGAAGCAGGACGTATTACCTATCAAGCTACCGCCCTCAACTCGGATCAAGAGGTAGTAATCAAAGAGTTTCGTTTTGCAGATACAGCTGGTGACTGGTCGAGTTTTAAAGCTTATCAGCGCGAGATTGAAGTGCTGCAACAGATGCAGTATTCCCGCATTCCTCAATACCTAAATTCCTTTGAAACTCCAGCGGGTTTTTGTCTGGTGCAGGAATATAAAAACGCGCCATCTTTAGCAGAAAGATGCAGCTTTAATCCTGAAGAAATTAAGCAAATTGCTCTCTCAGTATTAGAAATTTTGGCTTACCTGCAAAGGCGAACCCCCCCAATTATTCATCGAGATATCAAACCTGAAAATATCTTGGTTGACCAACAATTAAATGCTTACCTAGTTGATTTTGGGTTGGCGAGAATTCGGAGTGGGGAAGTTGCGATGAGCAGTGTGGCAGCAGGAACTCCCGGTTTTATGCCGCCAGAAGAACAGTTTGGTCGTCCTCTCACAAAGGCATCAGACCTCTATAGTTTAGGTGTAACGTTAATCTGCTTACTTACTGGTACACGTTCGATTGCTATTGGTAACTTAATTGATGACAACTATCGTTTCGATTTCAAACAATTGGTTACTCAACTAAGCTCAAGCTTTGTTGAATGGCTAACAAAAATGGTGGAACCAAATCTGAAAAATCGCTTCGATAATGCTGTTGTTGCGATGACCGCACTTAAGCCTATTGATGTTGTCGGTGGTGGCCTAAAAAGTAGAAAAAAAGCCGCTGTGTTGGGCTTAACCAGCATTGGTATTATCGCCGGGTTGGGGGCTATGATGATTTACCCGGCTTTGACAACTCCCCGGCAGGAAACTTTAGTTAAGCGGTTATTGGAAACTAAAGAATGTGAAAAGTGCGATCTCCACGGTGTCAATTTGAAGGGTGCCAACTTGGGGAATGCTAACTTGCGAGATGCCAACTTACAGGGCGCCAACTTGGAGTTTGCCAACCTGGGAAATGCTAACTTGCAGGAAGCTTATTTGGATAATGCCAAACTGGGAAGTGCCAACTTGGGAAGTGCCAACCTGGAGTTTGCCAAATTGGGAAGTGCTGACTTGGGAAGTGCCAATTTGGGAAGTGCCAACCTGCGCGGTGCGTTCTTGGCGAGTGGAAACTTGCAGGGTGCCAACCTGGAGTTTGCTAACCTGCGGGGAGTCAACTTAGGAAGTGCCAACTTGGGAAGTGCCAACTTGGGAAGTGCCAACTTGAAAGATGCTTACCTGGAGGGTACTAACTTGGAGGGTGCTAACTTGAAGGGTGCCAAGTTAGATACCAAACTACGGAATGCAAATTTCAAGGGTGCAATTATGCCTGATGGCACTAAACATAGATAA
- a CDS encoding tetratricopeptide repeat protein: MNLTLGQILGGHYQIINSLGGGGFGKTYLAKDMYLPGNPPCVVKQLKPQSTNPQTLEIARRLFDTEAKVLYQLGNHAQIPRLFAYFEENQEFYLIQEFIEGYNLSEELTPGKQLSEDEVVSLLQDILEILEFVHQQNVIHRDINPRNLIRRQEDHKLVLIDFGAVKQISTQIINGIQSNVTVAIGTQGYLPSEQANGHPKLRSDIYAVGMIGIQAVTGIFPNQLKTDPDTGEIIWRNHSSVSNGLGNVLDKMVRYDFRQRYQSASEGLQALKDLKIPTGVTMMVSPVAKTPVRPTTQKKAKKSVSIWRNVLILTVLLGLGTVGGLYLVNFVNSSNATDLYNRGKTLSELNRNEEAIALYNKALKISPDYFEAWNGRGKSLLDLKKYKEALDAYDKAIQLSPVSFEAWAGRGYVLDNLQRYKEAIYSFDKALEIKQNSPEVWNGKGEAQTNLQQYEEAIDSFDKAVKFKQDYYQAWYSKGWAEHSLQKYEDAIASYDKAIDFKSDYAQAWHNRGNSLISLQRYKDAVESYEKAVKFQPNNYNAWYSRGNALVNLQQYKEAIDSYKQVNKIQPSYYKGWYARGWALHQLERYEEALGFYQKALRLNNNDYIIWYNLGNLLYNLKKYEDAIASYNRAVGIRSEHYESWFSRGNALFNLQKYEEALSSYEKAIRYKPDYQQAIEAKQQVESQRKPEKLTPKAGKKSDKSGKADS, encoded by the coding sequence ATGAACTTAACTTTAGGACAAATACTAGGAGGACACTACCAAATCATCAACTCCTTGGGAGGAGGTGGGTTTGGTAAAACTTACCTTGCTAAAGATATGTATCTCCCTGGCAATCCTCCGTGCGTTGTTAAGCAACTTAAGCCCCAGTCAACCAATCCGCAGACTTTAGAAATAGCGAGGCGTTTGTTTGATACTGAAGCAAAAGTTTTGTATCAATTAGGAAATCACGCTCAAATTCCTCGCCTTTTTGCTTACTTTGAGGAAAATCAAGAGTTTTATCTGATTCAAGAATTTATTGAAGGCTATAACCTCAGCGAGGAACTCACTCCCGGTAAACAGTTGAGTGAAGATGAAGTTGTTTCCCTTTTACAAGATATTTTAGAAATTTTAGAATTTGTCCATCAGCAAAATGTAATTCACCGCGATATTAATCCCCGTAACTTAATCCGTCGTCAGGAAGACCATAAGTTAGTTTTAATTGATTTTGGTGCAGTCAAACAAATTAGCACTCAGATAATTAATGGTATACAGAGTAACGTCACTGTAGCTATTGGTACTCAAGGGTATCTGCCCAGCGAACAAGCTAACGGACACCCTAAATTAAGGAGCGATATTTACGCTGTGGGAATGATTGGGATTCAAGCTGTCACTGGGATATTTCCTAATCAGTTAAAAACCGATCCGGATACTGGGGAAATTATCTGGCGTAATCATTCATCAGTTAGCAATGGTCTAGGGAATGTTTTAGACAAGATGGTGCGTTATGATTTTCGGCAGCGCTACCAATCAGCATCTGAAGGATTGCAGGCACTTAAAGATTTAAAGATTCCTACTGGTGTCACGATGATGGTTTCACCAGTTGCTAAAACGCCAGTTCGTCCAACAACTCAGAAGAAAGCTAAAAAATCAGTCTCGATTTGGAGAAATGTTTTAATATTAACTGTTTTGCTTGGATTGGGGACAGTGGGCGGACTTTATCTGGTAAATTTTGTTAATTCTTCTAATGCAACTGATTTATATAATCGAGGCAAGACGCTATCTGAGTTGAACCGGAATGAGGAAGCGATCGCGCTTTACAACAAAGCTCTTAAAATTAGTCCAGATTACTTTGAGGCTTGGAATGGCCGCGGTAAATCTCTGTTAGATTTAAAGAAGTACAAAGAGGCACTTGATGCCTATGATAAAGCAATTCAACTGAGTCCAGTTTCTTTTGAAGCTTGGGCTGGTAGAGGTTATGTTTTGGATAACTTGCAGCGATACAAAGAAGCAATTTATTCTTTTGACAAAGCTTTGGAAATTAAGCAGAACTCGCCTGAAGTCTGGAATGGTAAAGGAGAAGCCCAGACTAATTTACAGCAATACGAAGAAGCAATAGACTCTTTTGATAAAGCAGTTAAATTTAAGCAAGATTATTATCAAGCTTGGTATAGTAAGGGCTGGGCAGAGCATAGTTTGCAGAAGTATGAGGATGCGATCGCGTCTTACGACAAAGCGATTGATTTCAAATCCGACTACGCGCAAGCTTGGCACAATCGCGGGAATTCGCTCATCAGCTTGCAACGTTACAAAGATGCTGTTGAGTCTTATGAGAAAGCTGTGAAATTTCAGCCGAATAATTATAATGCTTGGTACAGTCGTGGCAATGCTTTAGTTAATTTGCAGCAATATAAAGAAGCGATTGATTCATATAAACAAGTGAATAAAATCCAGCCAAGCTACTATAAAGGCTGGTACGCGAGAGGCTGGGCGCTGCATCAATTGGAACGTTACGAAGAAGCATTAGGCTTTTATCAAAAAGCGCTTAGATTAAATAATAATGATTATATAATTTGGTACAATCTAGGGAATCTATTGTATAACCTGAAAAAATACGAAGATGCGATCGCGTCTTATAACCGAGCTGTTGGTATTAGATCAGAACACTACGAAAGCTGGTTTAGTCGCGGCAATGCGCTATTTAATTTACAAAAATACGAAGAAGCCCTGTCTTCCTATGAGAAGGCAATTCGATACAAGCCAGATTACCAGCAAGCAATAGAAGCTAAACAGCAGGTGGAGAGTCAAAGGAAGCCGGAAAAGTTGACTCCAAAAGCAGGTAAAAAGTCAGATAAATCCGGAAAAGCTGACTCTTGA
- a CDS encoding serine/threonine protein kinase, protein MIGKIVKSRYQIVQLLISGVFGQTYIAEDLHQTGNPRCVLKHFNFATPAPNLSSITKRRFICETDTLKKLKDNEHIPQLLDYFEENQEFFLVQEFIQGHPLSAELPISKGCVKRWTQSQVVQMLQDILCILDFVHSQGIIYCDIKPNNIIRRSGDGKLFLTDFSAVQSQHFTIDKAQSNTTLAISGLGYIPAEQLIGHAHPNSDIYALGMIAIQALTGVEPAQLTEDPVTGEVIWEHHLPLEAMYESPLNELISVLKKMVRYHFRTRYQSAFETLQALQALTVKISEPEVLEADCIRMSPGRQELLSRSVIVEAGLRRLLPFSKVWGGEPASIQEVLINPPVENSKELIRQNVFNPSVENRSYKVPTSPILTGVTIGIAANSLVIAGGVYSLLQAFPSESTSGTLVTAQEKYQNGDFKGAIALANSIPSKSTVYPEAQAAIQEWSQDWHTAATQFKAAEQAFKESRWLDVVVAARKMPDVPFWEKKAEPILQKAQPKIEAEAKQLIQKAYEKASEKDFTSAVNYLKLIPKDTADVTIQQKLVEYTEKERIKSEYLLQQAYERAAKTNFAGALNYLQQIPQDTPAYAQAQAKIAEYTKKQDIQTEAQKAAMSTAKSSSVNKVSSTSNTDAKYQDMNPGSRLQEVTIKVRSR, encoded by the coding sequence ATGATCGGCAAAATAGTAAAAAGTCGTTACCAAATTGTCCAGCTCCTGATCTCTGGGGTTTTTGGGCAAACCTATATTGCTGAAGACCTCCACCAAACAGGCAACCCCAGATGTGTTCTCAAACACTTTAATTTTGCCACTCCAGCCCCCAACCTCTCTTCAATTACAAAGCGTAGGTTTATCTGCGAAACCGACACTTTGAAAAAACTAAAAGATAACGAGCATATTCCCCAACTATTAGACTACTTTGAAGAAAACCAAGAATTCTTCTTAGTGCAAGAATTCATTCAAGGTCATCCGCTGAGTGCGGAACTGCCCATCAGCAAAGGCTGTGTCAAACGGTGGACTCAAAGTCAAGTGGTACAAATGCTGCAAGATATTTTGTGCATTCTTGACTTTGTTCACTCTCAAGGTATCATTTATTGCGATATTAAACCGAACAATATCATTAGACGCTCCGGAGATGGCAAGTTATTTTTAACCGATTTTAGCGCAGTTCAATCGCAGCATTTTACTATAGATAAAGCCCAGAGTAACACTACCCTGGCTATTAGTGGCTTGGGGTATATTCCCGCCGAGCAACTGATAGGACATGCCCACCCGAACAGCGACATTTATGCTCTGGGAATGATTGCCATCCAAGCACTGACAGGCGTGGAACCAGCCCAACTAACAGAAGATCCGGTTACGGGGGAGGTGATTTGGGAGCATCATTTGCCGCTAGAAGCGATGTATGAATCACCTCTAAATGAGTTAATTTCGGTGCTGAAAAAAATGGTGCGCTATCACTTCCGCACCCGCTACCAATCAGCATTTGAAACATTACAGGCGCTGCAAGCGTTAACCGTAAAGATTTCGGAGCCAGAAGTCCTAGAGGCGGACTGTATCAGAATGTCGCCCGGTAGGCAAGAACTGTTGAGCCGATCTGTAATTGTAGAAGCGGGTTTACGTCGCCTCTTACCCTTCTCGAAAGTATGGGGTGGGGAACCGGCGAGTATACAAGAAGTGTTAATAAACCCACCCGTAGAAAACTCTAAAGAACTTATTAGGCAAAATGTATTTAACCCAAGTGTAGAAAATCGCTCCTATAAAGTTCCCACTTCTCCTATTCTTACTGGAGTTACCATAGGTATTGCAGCTAATAGTTTAGTAATTGCGGGTGGGGTATATTCTCTGCTGCAAGCGTTTCCCTCAGAATCAACATCAGGAACTTTAGTAACGGCGCAGGAAAAATATCAAAACGGAGATTTTAAAGGCGCGATCGCGCTGGCTAACTCCATTCCTTCAAAAAGTACCGTCTATCCAGAAGCTCAAGCCGCCATCCAAGAGTGGAGCCAAGATTGGCATACCGCCGCTACTCAATTTAAAGCGGCTGAACAAGCATTTAAGGAAAGCCGATGGTTAGACGTCGTAGTTGCCGCTCGTAAGATGCCTGATGTTCCTTTTTGGGAAAAGAAAGCCGAGCCAATCCTCCAAAAAGCGCAACCCAAAATAGAAGCAGAAGCAAAACAATTAATTCAAAAAGCCTATGAAAAAGCTTCAGAAAAAGACTTTACCAGCGCTGTTAACTATCTGAAATTAATTCCTAAAGATACGGCCGATGTAACAATTCAACAAAAATTGGTAGAATATACTGAGAAAGAGCGGATTAAATCCGAATATTTGTTACAACAAGCATACGAAAGAGCAGCCAAAACAAACTTTGCTGGTGCCTTAAACTATCTCCAACAGATTCCTCAAGACACTCCCGCCTACGCTCAAGCTCAAGCCAAAATTGCTGAGTACACCAAAAAGCAGGACATCCAGACTGAGGCTCAAAAGGCTGCAATGTCAACCGCCAAGTCTTCTTCAGTCAACAAAGTGTCATCCACCAGCAACACCGACGCGAAGTATCAAGATATGAACCCTGGTAGCCGCCTCCAAGAAGTTACTATTAAAGTCCGTTCCCGATAG
- the smpB gene encoding SsrA-binding protein SmpB: MSEKNEGIKIISDNRQARFLYEILETYEAGIELTGTEVKSIRQGQVNLRDGYALIRNSEVWLINVHISPYKGIGEFFNHDPRRTRKLLLHRQEIRKLIGKVEQQGLTLVPLKMYLKRGWVKLTIGLGKGKKLHDKREDIKKREDKRDMERAMKNY; this comes from the coding sequence ATGAGTGAAAAGAACGAAGGTATTAAAATTATTAGCGATAACCGACAAGCCCGTTTCCTCTATGAAATTTTGGAAACCTATGAGGCTGGAATTGAGTTAACTGGTACGGAAGTTAAATCGATTCGCCAAGGTCAGGTTAATCTGCGAGATGGCTATGCTTTGATTCGCAATAGTGAAGTATGGCTGATAAACGTCCACATTTCGCCGTACAAGGGTATCGGCGAATTTTTCAACCACGACCCCAGGCGCACGCGCAAACTGCTGCTGCACCGACAGGAAATCCGCAAACTGATTGGCAAGGTGGAACAGCAGGGCTTAACTTTAGTGCCTTTGAAGATGTATTTGAAGCGGGGTTGGGTGAAGCTAACAATTGGCCTTGGCAAAGGGAAAAAGCTGCACGATAAGCGCGAAGACATCAAGAAACGTGAAGATAAACGCGATATGGAACGAGCGATGAAAAATTACTAA
- a CDS encoding WGxxGxxG family protein — MKRSNLSKVVGAGVLTVSMALLPLTMPASAQTNPDNTTTVDPATSGQDVVVENEDDGFDWGWLGLLGLAGLAGLAGRKNNEPTAYRDPDPATRTGSTGYRE, encoded by the coding sequence ATGAAGCGTTCTAATTTGTCGAAAGTTGTTGGAGCTGGCGTTCTCACCGTGAGTATGGCACTTCTCCCCTTAACTATGCCCGCCTCTGCTCAAACAAATCCCGATAATACAACTACTGTAGACCCCGCTACTTCGGGCCAAGATGTTGTTGTTGAGAACGAAGATGATGGTTTCGATTGGGGCTGGCTGGGCTTACTTGGTCTAGCTGGTTTAGCTGGGTTGGCTGGCCGCAAGAACAATGAGCCGACAGCATACCGCGACCCCGATCCAGCAACTCGCACTGGTAGTACTGGATATAGAGAGTAA